CTCCTCTGATTTCACAGTTCTTATGAAGAGCATCATCTAGGTGATATGGACGCGAGGTATGCAGCCCCATCCATTTCGTATCCGGCAAAGTTCTTCCATGAATAGCAGTTGATGCCATCAGCCACCTTGTCGATATGCTTGGTGGCGATATTGAGTACAAATGCTCCAGGACTACCGGGAGTCTTTTATATGTATACCATTATAAAAGTTGGTTCCGACGTCCATACCACTAAAAAGTTCGGAGGCACCTCTATACCATTGCGTTTTTTCGTTTTGACCTCTGTACCATTTTGGACGGAAGCAATACTAACGGAGGATAACGGAGTTGCAAAAAGACCATTATACCCTTGGATGCCAAAAATTGCTtaactctctcctctctctcaatGACGAGCGGGCCCTActtgtcatcttcttcctcactgTTCTTTTCCTCCACGACCTTCCTGTCTTCTTGGCCTCCTTCTCGACCTCTCGACCCTTCCCTCTGTGCCTCCCTGTCCATGGATGGCGCGGCGCccgcccggcgcggcggccccaGCGGAGCCTGCGTGGCGTCCccaggcggcgggcgcggcgccccCAGGTAGCTGGCACGGCGCCTCCCCAGCGCGGCGCCCGCCACGACGCCGACACGGCCCCCGGCGGTGGCGGAAGGATGCGTGGTCGGTGCGCCTGTCCTCCCCACGCCTCGCCGCGGCTGCCTCCCCACGCCTCGCCATGGAGCTCGCAACGCTTCGCCGTGGCCGTCCCGGAGCAGCGGCCCGCCCCGGCCATCCTCGCCACGGCGGCCCGCTCAGgctgcgccgccggccttgcAGCGGCGTCCCGCGCCCGAGGCTCgtccgcggtggcggcgcccggTGGCCGCGGCGCCCGTGTCCGGagcacgcagcggcggcggcgcccggcggccgcgcccggtgccgcggtggcggcgccgggtgCTCGCTGCGGCCGCGCCCGgcccacgcggcggcggcgccctaccctccaccggcggcggggtcgggcTCGGGATGGGAGGCCACGCTCGGGATGGTCTGGTCAAAGGAACAGAGGTGTAGGGGTAAGATGGTCAATTCCATAcatgggtcccacctgtcagggcCAACAAATCGTTAATTTGTAACAGCAGGTGGACGGAATGGTATGGAAGTAAAAAAAACACGATGGTATAGAGGTGTCTTCAAACTTTTTAATGGTATGGACGTCTAAATCATCTTTTATAACGATATACATGTAAAAGCCTCGACTACCTGTCCGAGAGTAAAAAGCATAGTGCAAGCAGAGTGCCACTCTTCTCGGAGAACCACCGAAGGTTAATATTCTCTCCAAATGGTGGCAGGACATAGCGCCCCTTCAGCTGTTCCAAATGGAGGTTTTACTGCAAATTCAGCTGCCGCGATATATGATGAATGCACTACAGTTTGGAGTGGGTTCCAAGATATTTTCATTGAGCACTTATGAAGGCCACCAAATCAAGTGGCACATGAGTTAGATAGGCAGGCTATAATTATTAAAGAAAATTATATCTGGGACCATGATCCTAGTTTTATTACCCATTTTTTATCTAGTGATGTATAGCTATCTTCCATCACTGTCAATTCATAATTAACACGGCAAATCAGctgctgtgtttagttcctttGGCGTAAactttaaataaaatatatttacaaaatttttgcaCGGATGAATTGTAATTTgagagatgaatctaatgagtctaattaattcataattagtgaaTGTTTCTTGTATCATCACTGTTGCAATTTATGAATTAAATAGTCTCATTACATCCATTTCGCCCTTTACAACTCATAtgtgtaaaaaattttataaacagattttatttagacCTTGCTTAGTAGctcttgtaaaatttttgaaatagaatttttttatatctgAACTATtgaatatagactaatcacaaaattaattacagaactcgtctgtgaagtacaaaacaaatctaatgtgcctaattaatccgtcatttgTGCATAATTACTATAGCAATATAATGTCTAATCATAATTTAATTAGACTAATTAGATTTGTCTCataatttataattaaattttgcaattaattttttatttcgaTTCCTGTTGGATGTGATGGATAGGTCAATTGTGGAGCAGATTCAGCCAGCGTTGTGTCTGCCTGTCGGGTCATCTGCTGGTGTCGGGTACCTGTCACCTTGACCTTGAGCCATAAAATAAACTAGTGCCTGCGACAGCAGAGTCATCAAGCAGCTCGGAGAAGGCCGACgcccgacgacggcgagccagAAGAGGCCGCCGATCCGACCCTGAGAGCTCGCGCGCACAGTACGCGGCCATGGTTGAGGAAGCGGCGGCCGTGCCCCCCGCCGTGGCGGCATCGGCGGCCGCGAGCGCCCCGCCGCACCTGCTGCTGATCTGCTTCCCGGGGCAGGGCCACGTGAACCCCATGCTCCGCCTGGCGAAGCGCGTCGCGGCCAAGGGCCTCCTCGTGACCTTCTCCTCGCTGGCCAGCGTTGGCCCGAAgctggcggccgccgcgggggtgtcggccggcggcgacggcgtgcccGTCGGCCGGGGCCGCGTCCGGTTCGAGTTCCTGGAGGACGGCGACCCCGGGCCCGACCTGGACGACCTCATGCGGCACCTCGAGACGGCCGGGCCCCCGCCGTTCGCGGCGCTGCTGCGGCGCCaggcggaggagggccggcCCGTGGCGTGCGTGGTGGCGAATAACCCGTTCATGCCGTGGGCGAGCgacgtggccgccggcgaggggatCCCGACGGCGGTGCTGTGGGTGCAGTCGTGCGCGGTGTTCTCGCTCTACTACCACCAAGTGCACGGCCTGGTGGAGTTCCCGCACGAGGACGACCCGACGGCGCGGTTCAAGCTCCCGGGCCTGCCGGAGATGTCCGCCGCCGACGTGCCGTCGTTCCTGCTCCCGTCCAACCCGTTGAAGCTCCACGCCGACGCGATCATCAGGCAGTTCCGCACCATCGGGCGCGCGTCGTGGGTGCTGGTGAACTCGTTCGCGGAGCTGGAGGCGGACGTGGTGGCCGCGCTCCCCGGCGtgacgccgcgcccgccggagcTCATCTCCGTGGGTCCGCTCGTCGagctgcagcagcaggaggGGCAGGAGGAGGACGATGCGGTGCGCGGGGACCTGATCAAGGCCGCCGACGACTGCGTGGAGTGGCTGGACGCGCAGCCGCCGCGGTCCGTGGTGTACGCGTCGATGGGCAGCGTGGTGGTGCTGACccccggcgaggtcgccgagaTGGCGCACGGGCTGGCGTCGACGGGGCGGCCGTTCCTGTGGGTGGTGCGGCCGGACACGCAGCCGCACCTTCCCGCGGGGTTCGTGGAGTCCGTGtccgggcgcggcgcggtggtggCGTGGAGCCCGCAGGAGCGCGTGCTGGCGCACCCGTCGACGGCGTGCTTCCTGAcgcactgcgggtggaactcgacgctggagacggtggcggcgggggtgcCCGTGGTGGCGTTCCCGCAGTGGGGGGACCAGTGCACGGACGCGCGCTTCctggtggaggagctcggcatGGGCGTGCGcctgcggggcgcgcggcgggaggCCGTGCGGGAGGCCGTCAAGGCCGCCGTCGCGGGGCCCCGCGCGGGGGAGATGCTCGCGAGCGCCAGGcgctggagcgccgccgccagggccgcCGTGGCTCCCGGCGGGTCCTCGGACGCCCACATCCAGGCGTTCGTGGACGAGGTGGCGCGCCGGGCCCAGGGGCAGCGTCCTCCAGCCGTCGAGACTTGATCTCAGAGAGAGGGTGCTAGACTGCTAGTGCTAGCTAGGGTAAAAAGGTGGATAGTAAATAATCGCGTGGCTGTTACCGCGAATCTTATTTCGTTTTTCACGGTTTGCTCAATTCGATTCAATTCTGGTGACTAAGATTTTAATTGTTCAGACCAGTCTCAGGtatcatcgacacagttataTAAACTGGAATTTTAAGAACTATACAAATAGAGTGTCATGATGATGACACTCACACTTATCTCTTCATCGACACAGTTATATAAACTGGAATTTTAAGAACTATACAAATAGAGTGTCATGATGATGACACTCACACTTATCTCTTCTTTCTCTCGTACTATTCgtacatgttagcaaatttaatatttataatatttttataaCACTTCCACTGAAATTTATCTGACAACAATCAGTGCATGCGGTATACATTACCACTCCCAAGTCACACGACAGCGTAATTCGAACCACTCAGATGCAACATGCATGTCCGGATCAGTAAAGTGTTTTGGATGCACGCACTAGTTTTTAGTTCCGGTCACTTCGAATGTTTGATGCTAATTAGGATGATTAAATATAAACAAACTATAAAACTAATAGCATAATCCGGAGCTAATTTaggagacgaatctattaagtctaattaatatATCATTAGTGcatgttactgtagcacaacatgaccaaatcatagattaattaggcctAATGGATTCATCTCACGAATTAGCCTCCATTTATAcatttagttttataattagacaaAACTTTGtttcatcacatcaaatatttgaacACCAATTTGCAGTATTAAATAGAGGTTAATTGGAAAGTAAATATATGAACTAAAGTTTAAAGGTTAGTCAGAGGATCTAaactgtaacgacccggcccgggataacggctaagatttaCTCTAcaagttgagtaaaccacatcTATTAATTaatcctcttgcgctttcgtcctcgctttgcgcaaaaaggatcgatccggaattaacTAGCTTCTCGCGAtcggctatttaagctggtctgtcCCTTTCTCAATTTCCAGTATGGGATCATCGGTCCCGAGCACAGCATCCCGCGATGAACAGTGCTCCcgcataattttgttcaccatgacaaggttctagaatgccccacaagaatcataagaagacatgaagcttggatattttcttgtcatggtaaaatttagaattttctagaaatagatatttttagggaacttcctagagtgtgacatgtgtcactcatccaagagggtatgggtgcctatataaggaatgtgccaccccttgccatgtcatattactccactccatcccacatacatccaagggcatggtagaagtgagcatagggaGAGTGTGCTAAGTTAGCCACCACAAGGTGTGTTCCTTCGtaactttgttgctccaataaaGTAAGTTTCTTTATAAGTGTTAATCTTCCGGTTAAgcttagtacttagtgtataagttgtgatccatcaaaggttggctctgtcacccgggaTCACTACGCGAGtattggcacagtaggagtggataccccagctgcagggtaccgacactctatctcctaggcatctccacacctcaatgaggataccatcagggcccatcgctttacctcccttcaaagcctccccgatctctacctcctgaattctcctcacaaaacgtctgttggtatcgtcaaaagagtcatctaactcaagggtagggccctcactctccccattaaacaacttgtcgaagtactctctccatctatccttcactagcagtcgatctatcccatccttaatgcatttgatttggttgatgtcccttgtcttccgctcgcgaatcctagccatcctataaatgtccttctccccttctttcgtgcctagccgctgatacaggtcatcatacgccttaccctttgctacactcacagctcgctttgcaaccctctccgctaatttatagcccttgaTGTTGgttgcactcttgtcaaggtggagacgCTTGAAACACtacttctccttaatagccatttgcacctcgtcgttccaccaccaggtgtctttcccctcctgtttgcctcccctactcatgcCAAACActtctgaggccaccttccgaacacatgttgccatctttagccacatgtcatctgcgtcctctccttcttcccaaggcccctcacctagcatcctttccttaaacgcttgtgctgcttcccctctaagcttccaccactttgttctcacaatcttggcacatttgtcccggtggacacgtacccgaagaccaaagtccgccaccacaagcttgtgttgagggacaacacactccccaggtatcaccttacaatctaagcaatcacgtttatcctccctcctagtaaggataaagtcgatctggctcgagtgttgtccactacgaaacgtaacaagatgggattccctcttcttaaacacggtattcgctatcaacaagttgtaggctaacgcgaagttcaacacatcctccccctcttgactcctactaccatacccaaaacccccgtgcactcgctcgaaccctacatttgtcgcacccacatggccgttgagatctcctcctatgaagagtttctcgctggtaggcacggtattaaccatgctatctagatcttcccagaactatatcttggtgctctcactaaggcctacctgaggggcattgGCATGGTACAATTTGCAGATTTTTTTACCACAATCTGCAAAAACAATCCTCCTGTCGAGATAAATCTCCTTCTGAAAATGGTTGCAAAAAATGAGAACAGACCTATTTACCATGTCCACGCGAGCTTGGTTCTATTGCCCTTGTATTATGCTGCATTCAAGGAGTTCTACGATGTCATCAGGTTCACTTTGGACCCAATTCAGTTCACCTCTTTCTTGGATAAAATGCCTCACATGCAGGATTGGAGAACTGCTGTCCATGGAAATGATCTTCTACTTGCATGTTTCGGCTTTAATCCCAAAGCTTACACCAAAGTCAGTACATCGACCACCCAAGGCCAGCTTACAAAATCACAATCAAAGGCTCTTGGCACTGCTCCTGGTGGTCAACAAACCAATTTGACACAAGACCAGGTCAATTGGATTGAGGCTTTGCACCAGATTGAGTTCCAAAGAAATAGGCCTGCTCACAGGATGGAACACCTGTTCAAATGGATGGTAGATCAACGGGCTCTCCAATTAACTCCCAAATGCAATGCCCAGAGTTCAGAGTTGGTGGCAAGAGTCAGATTTCCTGAGACATTGCATTACATGCAGGTTTTCCTTCTAAGCATTAACAAGTTATTCGACCTCCCTCTAGATACGTTCTTCTAGGTTTTGATCAGTGTATGTGTTGCCCTGCATGGCAGTTGTCTTCTGTTTACTTAGCTGCAGTATCCCCTTTTTCTTACTAGCAATTCCGTTGCGACCTGTTAAACCTGGTTGTCTCTGTGGGAAGGAGGAtcgtttcttttccttttctgaaCTGCTAAACTTTGTAATTTTGTTGCTACTAGTGATGAAATTCGGGCTCTGCCCATGGTGGAAAAAAGGTTTTGATCAGTGTGAGGGGAATTAGTGCAAGTGTAATAATTTGGTACTGATGTTGGGTTTCCTACTGATATTGTAATGATCAGAACCTTAGTCGATCTGTGTTTGGTCGTTCATCAGAGAATGTTTTGAAGACTGTTGTTTCTTGAGCTTCTAGCACTTCTTTCCCATGAAAAATTATCTACTACCTGTGACTGTATCCGTGCAAACTACTTCGGTTTCGGCATTCCACAAGAATTCAGTGTTGCACTTGGCACCTATCTTGAGAGCCACAAGCTATTACTTCATTCAAACTTCTATTCGAGACAGTATTTGACCGGTCAATCAATTGGGGATGCTCCTTCCATGGCTCCAGCTTTTGTTCCATCCGTGTCCTCCGGTAATGAAGTTCGGTTTCCCCAATCTGTTACAGAAACACCATCTACGCCTTCCAACTCTCAACACTGAACCTCCCAACCAAAACCTCATCACcattgttggggattggacctccgGGACAAGCTCCtaccctcggaaatgctccctaactctTTTGCAGGGCTCCAACGAGAGGAGGGTAAGCGTACCCGAAGGTGACGAAGGAtcactcagaagcacaagcttAAAGACCAAGACCTTCGGTGACAACCTTCGGTGGGCGAAGAAAACAAACCGCCGGTCGGGAGCAAAAGGTCTAAGAGCAAGACCTTCGGTGCTCACCTTCGGGAGACGAAGGTGACGAACGGCTACCCAGAAGCATAAACTCGAAGGCCAAGACCTTCGGGAAAAGAGATCACCGCCGGGAGCGAAGATGACGGCTGATTGCTCGTTCATGGAACCTTCATGGCTCAAACTCCCGGAGGTACCCGAAGGTTGTTGTAACCTTCGTCAATTGTAGACATGTGAGTAAAATGTGAatatgtgagaaggtcggatttgtacacctcccgaatacgtgagaaggtcggatttgtgaacctctcaccttgtaattttacccagGAACCGACtaagagtgagctgtaaatgagttgggagggggcaatttaggaaaccctggccgagggctaggggtataaatagccccctctttCCATAGTGTAAAGGGTTAAATTTTCTAATTATTATTGGGGAGTTCGACATCTGCTTTTATTGTCATCTTTCTTACTGTTTATGCTCCCTGTCtgggcatctaagaagcaaagatcccaacaaCCATAAACCTGCACGCAAACATCAGGGACAGGGAGTGCCTCCAATTTCACCATTGGACAAGCAAAAAGACTATGTTAAATTAGTCTTGATTGCAGTTATACCAACGGCAGCATTATCATTCATTGCTGCATTTCTAATTTTCTACTGCTGTGGATGCAACAAAAGCAAGGTCTCTATCGGTGAGCAACGAGATGACCATTCTCTTCTTCACATGCAATTGGCTAATGTCCCAGGTGAGGTAGTGTCCATTTTGTCCACCTATGATGGATTTCCTGATATTGTACTATAATATGCAACATTCTGGCTGCAGGTTCATCACCCGATGCTCGTTGTCCTGCCAGTCCACTTCACAAGGATGATCAAAGGGTTGGGCCTTCTAAGGATGGAGTCAGCATGGGTCAGTGCTTTTGATGCTGTTTTAAAGGATCATCTGACACCACACCAACTTCACAAGTGATTGGAGGAACACTAGAGAACAATGCCACAAGTGATGCTCCTAAGCCAATgccaccacctccgccacctccacctTTGCCACCTCCCATCAAGaaggctcctcctcccccccacCTGGACCTCCCAAAGGTTCAAAAGCAAGACTTGTTCAGCTGTCACCTGTTGAGTCAAGTCGTTCTGAGGGATCATCTGCTGGCGAGCAGACCAGCGAATCATCCGAAGCCGAAGTTAATGCTCCAAGAGCCAAACTTCGACCTTTCTATTGGGACAAAGTTCTTGCTAATCCTGAtcactcaatggcatggcatgACATCAAATTCAGTTCTTTTCAGTTAGTATCATTACAAATATATCGTTGATGCATTTTGtctgcattgtacatgtttctCACAATAACATTTTAAGTATGAAGGAGGACATGACAGAGGAATTGTTCGGTTATAGCGCTGGCAACAGAAGTAACCTCAAGGACAAGGAACACCCCTCCATGGATCCTAGTTCTCAGAACATTTCTCTTCTCAATGTTAAAAAATTATGCAACCTGGTAGTTGTTTTTAAGGCAATGAATGTCAGAGTACAAGAAATTCATGATGCTCTCATTGAAGGTATCTGTAGAGGTTTCAATATTATGACATTTGAAGTTGTATTTTGTTTGTAAGAGTGtccagtattttttttcttagtaCATGGAGTCGCCAGCCTCCTAGATGTTTATTAGGTCCTTGTATGTAgaattttcattttcatttaatTTTAATAGGCTTGGGATCTAGTTCAGCAGTGCCCTCAAATTATCTGAAGTTTTTTCACCTATTTCTGTTCATAAGGGAATGAACTTCCTAGGGTGCTTCTTGAGACAATCTTGAGAATGAAGCCGAAAGCCTCGTGAGGGTTAGCGCaatataaaggctaagaccaactcaattcggaccacaatcaccgcacaagagtaagaagccatgtgggggttagcgcaaacagaatgcgtagattgaaattggaatgtaacattcttagaggcgaactgagaataaacttttcctttataactagatgtacatgagatgtgcgatgtaagccagaacacgggtttatgaggccggagctgtccggacctccgggcctccagtcttaggtactacggtacttgCCCTatggaggtagagcatgcaggcttagggtacggaaccaggctaagcggctacacggctccggacctccccggagggtgagtacgcttccctgaaccttgtCCGCAGAGGTCCAGACCCCTCCAcaggggaggctcaccggactggaccacacggaagtactacctagttacaaaggaaaatgttttattccctgctgggcctctaagggtaggacttacagagatgtagagtcggggtgcgaccggagtcggctttccgccggagagagccaccagaggcggcttagtgcgaccggagtgggctttccgccggagcgggcttggtgcgacccgAGTCGgctctccgccggagcgggcttggtgcgaccggagtcggctttccgccggagcaggctaggtgcgaccggagtcggctttccgccggagcgggatTGGTGACGAGCTGGGAGAGCATGACCCGCTGTCGCCGTCCTTCTGACGCGGGCGCTTGTCGCGCGAGTTCTGGCCCCCGGGCGCTCTCCACCTGAAACATGGTGATGCCGAGCCGATGATCAAGCGAAAGCCAAgcaccccctacctggcgcaccaaATGTCGTAGTGTGGAAAACCACAGCCGTgtggcgtaatgcacccgcctaaacccagagggtgagtactcggggaagcgcTAAGAGATTCGACAGGTCTACCTAGGGAGCAAGAACGCGagaacactcgaggatttagagtgcttcgggctgccggagcataataccctacgtccactgtgagttgtattgctcttgcataagaatgaatctatcctctgcccaggcTCCCCCAACCTGgtgcgccaaatgtcgtggtgtgcaaatccacagccgggtggcgtagtgcacccgcctaaacccagagggtgagtactcgggggttagctaggattagcacaatctcggtggaagaacacgatgaacacagcaggtttagagtggttcggactgccggagcataataccctacgtccactgtgtgttgtattgcttgtgctctcaagaggttgagaggtGGGTTGCTCGGAGTCTGGAGAGAGTCTCGAGAGAGTCTAAGTAGCGAGCTTATGTGGTGAGAGTCTTGGCGTGTCTCTAACTGAGCCCCACTTTCTAccgtgcgtgctctcccttttataatcCCAAGGGGAGCAGTACACTGagcgggaccccgacaggtgggcccggcgatgtattataaactacactttggccttcaatgcctcagatccggagatcttgtcttcggcttccgtgcgtagcttctgaccagggatggtcttaagctgtcttgtcggagtagagtctagcctctgtagccgcgcgtcgaggtcatgatgaagcgccgaactattGACTCAGTCCGCTGTAGTAGCGTACACTGCTGCTCtagttagtagctggtcatcatgactcgtcgcccacgcgcgcggcgctgagacactactgcgtgcctcggtaacagacgagctgcctcggtaactggccatccacagtgtggactgacaaaagctgccccgtgcccagcgacaacagagcatgcctcaaccgctcgcacttaatgcgggtgggtgagggagcttccagcggaagacttgcgcccgtgcccgcgtctgcgtgacacgtggcggctccggacccctcccgagcagctagctgagccgagagctcatgggggtccggataggcatgtggaggtcccggacccacctgcgggggttcGGGTCCACGGCcataggtgctgagcatttccacctctgggacacgtggtgacaccggacccgtcccggAGCGGGAagcaggtccgggaccgttggtccggtgagatggagtcggaccctaggggtccggctgctcagctccttagggcgtagttacggataactacgcaagTCTTGGCACaataggagtgggtaccccagttgtagggtaccgacagaggcacccgggcccgcctcaagagaggcaacgaacccgcaggtggggccactactgtgagaaacttggctgcttctggcgcccagcggtgcgtgccgcaagggtcttgtcctgcgttgtccatcctttgggtcacctgctgcatcatcacgtttggatctgcacatgactcaaggtagatgcttagtagcgtgcccacgggtcccaaatcctgttggctgtgatcctttgagatagacaacTAGACTCAGTGAACGGaactcaaggggccggcctttaggttaagagaaagtccggacctcaaggttcccagtcctaggtactacggcactcattcactggaggtggtgcgtgcaggcttagggtacggaaccaggctaagcggctacacggctccggacctccccggagaatgagtacg
This window of the Panicum virgatum strain AP13 chromosome 1K, P.virgatum_v5, whole genome shotgun sequence genome carries:
- the LOC120678607 gene encoding gallate 1-beta-glucosyltransferase-like, producing MVEEAAAVPPAVAASAAASAPPHLLLICFPGQGHVNPMLRLAKRVAAKGLLVTFSSLASVGPKLAAAAGVSAGGDGVPVGRGRVRFEFLEDGDPGPDLDDLMRHLETAGPPPFAALLRRQAEEGRPVACVVANNPFMPWASDVAAGEGIPTAVLWVQSCAVFSLYYHQVHGLVEFPHEDDPTARFKLPGLPEMSAADVPSFLLPSNPLKLHADAIIRQFRTIGRASWVLVNSFAELEADVVAALPGVTPRPPELISVGPLVELQQQEGQEEDDAVRGDLIKAADDCVEWLDAQPPRSVVYASMGSVVVLTPGEVAEMAHGLASTGRPFLWVVRPDTQPHLPAGFVESVSGRGAVVAWSPQERVLAHPSTACFLTHCGWNSTLETVAAGVPVVAFPQWGDQCTDARFLVEELGMGVRLRGARREAVREAVKAAVAGPRAGEMLASARRWSAAARAAVAPGGSSDAHIQAFVDEVARRAQGQRPPAVET